The following coding sequences lie in one Desmodus rotundus isolate HL8 chromosome 1, HLdesRot8A.1, whole genome shotgun sequence genomic window:
- the LOC112304697 gene encoding LOW QUALITY PROTEIN: pancreatic secretory granule membrane major glycoprotein GP2-like (The sequence of the model RefSeq protein was modified relative to this genomic sequence to represent the inferred CDS: inserted 1 base in 1 codon; substituted 1 base at 1 genomic stop codon) — protein MCQFLKRMVGSYVLWLALASCILILASTEQQGYRNATTTISSYVLDLECGTPGAPEPPLCFDSCQNYIHLDDPSXSTKNTERAQKCDRDLQGWFCFVEGGRVRMPETCVPVYRCQTDSPMWLNRTHPTLGEGTVTHTACASWSGNCCYWNTKIQVKACXGGYHVYWLEGSPTCNMRYCTDPSTVENRCEKTCHPEEECIFLSDTWSCSCKQDLNTSGEQFSGQGSRDHVR, from the exons ATGTGTCAGTTTTTGAAGAGGATGGTGGGCTCTTATGTCCTGTGGCTGGCCTTGGCATCCTGCATTCTGATCCTGGCTTCTACAGAGCAGCAAG GTTACAGAaatgccaccaccaccatcagtTCCTATGTGCTGGATTTGGAGTGCGGCACTCCTGGGGCTCCAGAGCCCCCACTCTGCTTTGACTCCTGCCAGAACTATATCCACCTGGATGATCCCTCTTGAAGCACAAAGAATACAGAAAGAGCCCAGAAGTGTGATAGGGACCTGCAGGGCTGGTTCTGCTTTGTGGAAGGAGGAAGAGTGAGAATGCCAGAGACCTGTGTTCCAGTGTATAGATGCCAGACTGATTCTCCCATGTGGCTTAATAGGACCCACCCAACCCTTGGGGAGGGCACTGTCACCCACACTGCTTGTGCCTCATGGTCAGGCAACTGCTGCTACTGGAACACTAAGATTCAGGTTAAGGCCT CGGGTGGGTACCACGTGTACTGGTTGGAGGGCAGCCCTACATGTAATATGAGATATTGCACAG ACCCCTCCACTGTGGAGAATAGGTGTGAGAAGACCTGCCACCCAGAGGAGGAGTGCATCTTTCTCAGTGACACCTGGAGTTGTTCCTGCAAGCAGGACCTCAATACCTCTGGTGAGCAATTTAGTGGCCAGGGCAGTAGGGACCATGTGAGGTGA